A window of Acidimicrobiales bacterium contains these coding sequences:
- a CDS encoding Fic family protein — protein sequence MHAPQAGYGDVDLYPDFVDKAAVLLVRLTMNHPLPDGNKRAAWVSMRMFVAINDWSWHPHPDVDDAERAVMAIASGDLDEAATAAWLRQHLVPPSVGG from the coding sequence CTGCATGCTCCCCAGGCCGGATACGGAGATGTCGACCTGTACCCGGACTTCGTCGACAAGGCAGCGGTCCTGCTGGTTCGTCTTACGATGAACCATCCGCTCCCTGATGGCAACAAGCGGGCGGCCTGGGTGTCGATGCGCATGTTCGTGGCCATCAACGACTGGTCTTGGCATCCACACCCCGACGTTGACGATGCCGAACGCGCAGTGATGGCGATCGCATCCGGAGATCTCGACGAGGCAGCAACCGCGGCCTGGCTGCGGCAGCATCTCGTCCCACCCTCCGTCGGCGGCTGA
- a CDS encoding ribbon-helix-helix protein, CopG family: MTKNLTVRLPDDLAADAEAVARAEGTSLNETIKDALAEAVERRRKDPEFKKRLRDIVKQDRELLERLAK, from the coding sequence ATGACGAAGAACCTGACCGTTCGCCTGCCTGACGACCTCGCCGCGGACGCCGAGGCGGTCGCTCGTGCCGAGGGCACCAGCCTCAACGAGACGATTAAGGACGCCCTCGCCGAGGCGGTCGAGCGGCGACGCAAGGACCCTGAGTTCAAGAAGCGTTTGCGGGACATTGTGAAGCAGGACCGAGAGCTTCTCGAACGACTGGCGAAGTGA
- a CDS encoding AAA family ATPase — protein MSIVLVTGLPGSGKSTLASSLASHLGLPLIAKDRFKEILFDTLGTGDMGWSRQLGAAAVALQFDAMRTVKTAVVDSALWTDLSEPELEALGLPMVQVYCDCPFELARQRFLDRVQSGERHLGFAEEGMTPEDFERFWPLIEPLRLAVPLIRVDTSAEVDALEVARSVVVAIGPNDPSSRR, from the coding sequence GTGTCAATCGTCCTTGTCACCGGTCTGCCGGGAAGTGGGAAGTCGACGCTCGCCTCTTCTCTCGCGTCGCACTTGGGGCTCCCGCTCATCGCCAAGGATCGGTTCAAGGAGATCCTGTTCGACACCCTTGGGACTGGCGACATGGGTTGGTCACGACAACTTGGTGCGGCTGCCGTCGCGCTTCAGTTCGACGCGATGCGAACCGTGAAGACCGCCGTCGTTGACTCTGCCTTGTGGACCGACCTCTCCGAGCCCGAACTCGAGGCGCTCGGTCTTCCCATGGTCCAGGTCTACTGCGATTGCCCGTTTGAGCTCGCTCGTCAACGCTTCCTTGACCGGGTCCAGTCGGGCGAACGCCATCTAGGCTTCGCCGAGGAGGGGATGACTCCAGAGGACTTCGAGCGCTTCTGGCCGCTGATCGAGCCGCTCCGCCTTGCCGTGCCGCTCATCCGCGTCGACACCTCGGCAGAGGTGGACGCTCTCGAAGTAGCACGGTCCGTCGTGGTTGCAATCGGTCCGAACGACCCATCGAGCAGACGCTAG
- a CDS encoding DUF4238 domain-containing protein, producing the protein MPERSKRHHFLPQLIQRSFAKDSQVMTFDREKRASYPQSITTAAAENDYNSLLLEDGTLSDAAEKAISSIIEGPVGKVLQRIDTGGWVESKTELFALARFIVFQFLRVPSNREQMDALADQTMKLDMAAGGPAKLREVLDQAFGRPATDEEVWEHWEAIRDFDDWSLVLPREHHVQESLQMLDEFTPALATGYRWSVMRWKRRHLLTSDNPVVLVPPDGSTEPAGLYTAGMIFMSISRSTAIVLTNGAVSDELPEGPAVAGTFAMARRFNGMTAAMGRRWIYHHPDDSLDDLLGEGWELPVIPPISMDDDHSRELRRRLALMAEWAFHHPDQPHPMFGDVEWDWDRDVPGPRTDTTEPAQEPPEGPRA; encoded by the coding sequence ATGCCCGAGCGAAGCAAGCGCCATCACTTCCTGCCGCAGCTGATCCAGCGCAGCTTCGCCAAGGACAGCCAGGTGATGACGTTCGATCGCGAGAAGCGGGCGTCGTACCCGCAGTCGATCACGACCGCTGCTGCCGAGAACGACTACAACAGCCTGCTCCTCGAGGACGGCACCCTCTCGGACGCTGCCGAGAAGGCCATCTCCTCCATCATCGAGGGTCCCGTCGGGAAGGTGCTCCAGCGGATCGACACCGGCGGCTGGGTCGAATCGAAAACGGAGCTGTTCGCGCTCGCTCGGTTCATCGTCTTCCAGTTCCTCCGGGTGCCGAGCAACCGCGAGCAGATGGACGCGCTCGCTGACCAGACGATGAAGCTCGACATGGCGGCGGGTGGGCCCGCCAAGCTCCGCGAGGTCCTCGACCAGGCGTTCGGTCGACCCGCGACCGACGAGGAGGTGTGGGAGCACTGGGAGGCGATCCGAGACTTCGACGACTGGTCATTGGTGCTGCCTCGCGAGCATCACGTCCAAGAGTCGCTCCAGATGCTGGACGAGTTCACACCGGCTCTCGCCACCGGCTACCGGTGGTCGGTGATGCGCTGGAAGCGGCGGCATCTCCTGACGTCCGACAACCCTGTCGTCCTCGTACCACCCGATGGGTCAACTGAGCCCGCAGGGCTCTACACGGCAGGGATGATCTTCATGTCGATCTCCCGCTCGACGGCGATCGTGCTGACCAATGGTGCGGTCTCTGATGAACTTCCAGAGGGCCCGGCTGTCGCAGGGACCTTCGCCATGGCACGGCGCTTCAACGGGATGACCGCGGCGATGGGCCGCCGGTGGATCTACCACCACCCCGACGACTCACTCGACGACCTGCTCGGTGAGGGTTGGGAGCTGCCGGTGATCCCTCCTATCTCGATGGACGACGACCACAGTCGTGAGCTCCGGCGTCGACTCGCGCTCATGGCCGAGTGGGCGTTCCACCACCCCGACCAACCCCATCCGATGTTCGGTGACGTCGAGTGGGACTGGGATCGCGATGTGCCCGGCCCGCGAACCGACACAACGGAACCCGCGCAAGAGCCGCCCGAAGGGCCACGGGCCTGA
- a CDS encoding GNAT family N-acetyltransferase yields MTERQAEQPPLEFRPLVETDLVIVSDWLSAEHVRRWWRDPADIGAVRAKYVPRIAGEEPTEVFMVALGDEPIGLIQRYRFSDYGKWAATVAGTDLVFPSAAGIDYLIGVDEHTGRGLGTEMIRSFTDRLFEEYADVRTILVTPQHGNRASCRALERAGYSLAWVGDLDSDDPADAGESAIYVKHRSDGVPA; encoded by the coding sequence ATGACAGAAAGACAGGCTGAGCAGCCGCCACTGGAGTTCCGACCCCTCGTCGAGACGGACCTCGTGATTGTGAGCGACTGGCTTTCAGCCGAACACGTTCGCCGGTGGTGGCGAGACCCGGCCGACATCGGCGCCGTTCGAGCGAAGTACGTTCCGAGGATCGCGGGCGAGGAGCCGACGGAGGTGTTCATGGTCGCGCTAGGGGATGAGCCCATCGGGCTCATCCAGCGCTATCGCTTCAGCGACTACGGGAAGTGGGCAGCGACCGTCGCCGGCACCGACTTGGTGTTCCCGTCGGCAGCGGGGATCGACTACCTGATCGGCGTCGACGAGCACACCGGTCGAGGTCTTGGTACCGAGATGATCAGGTCGTTCACCGACCGGCTTTTCGAGGAGTACGCGGACGTCCGTACGATCCTGGTGACACCTCAGCATGGGAACCGCGCGTCGTGTAGGGCGCTCGAGCGCGCTGGCTACTCCCTGGCATGGGTCGGCGATCTCGACTCCGACGACCCCGCGGACGCTGGCGAGTCTGCGATCTACGTCAAACACCGCTCGGACGGGGTGCCTGCCTGA
- a CDS encoding type II toxin-antitoxin system PemK/MazF family toxin: MLRGDVYHFKLPKGTGHEQHGQRFGVVVQANEFLPRSVVLVAPTSTSARPASFRPEIDLEGQATRVLVEQLGAVDASRLGDLCGHLSPEELWGVDEALATVLGLG; the protein is encoded by the coding sequence GTGCTCCGAGGTGACGTCTACCACTTCAAGCTGCCCAAGGGAACCGGGCATGAACAACATGGTCAGCGCTTCGGCGTCGTCGTGCAGGCAAATGAGTTCCTTCCTCGGTCGGTCGTGCTCGTTGCCCCAACTTCTACGAGTGCTCGACCCGCATCGTTCCGACCAGAGATCGACCTCGAGGGCCAAGCCACCCGGGTACTGGTGGAACAGCTCGGAGCCGTCGACGCGTCACGGCTCGGCGATCTCTGCGGTCACCTCAGCCCTGAGGAACTGTGGGGTGTGGACGAGGCACTGGCGACCGTCCTCGGGCTCGGCTGA